The following are encoded together in the Nitrospinaceae bacterium genome:
- a CDS encoding class I SAM-dependent methyltransferase, whose product MNIFKSGLIEHKISFGSIFSRYAWISSIKNWKNPKLFRLNNEMIHFYTETALEQNYFEKSEQGNLNWMDGNHPFQEYISKMVELGNRVVEFSSGSGYAAKTFRDVGARYIGFDLNRSALGNTKKANRKDNLIVGDGYQAPISSDSSDYVVSFYALEHMVWPQRYIDEMIRVLKPGGIIALAFPDYVANWKRPMGSVREGRSSGGIQEKIKKNLWIDVVQSFIERKTINRYLRWKLHRNIYSKSQFRFLINLKPVCLVSDYRSDNDAVYFASEEEVARYLEGKNCIIEKRSGGIKGKNGENLDSAKSGNGFVVARLRTE is encoded by the coding sequence GTGAACATATTTAAAAGTGGGCTAATCGAACACAAGATTTCTTTCGGAAGTATCTTTTCTCGGTATGCTTGGATCAGCAGTATCAAGAATTGGAAGAATCCCAAACTTTTCAGGTTAAATAATGAAATGATCCATTTTTATACTGAAACCGCTTTGGAGCAAAATTATTTTGAAAAATCGGAGCAGGGGAATCTGAATTGGATGGACGGTAATCATCCATTTCAGGAATATATTTCGAAAATGGTCGAACTCGGGAATAGGGTGGTTGAATTCAGTAGCGGCAGTGGATATGCGGCGAAAACTTTTAGAGATGTAGGGGCAAGGTATATCGGGTTCGATTTAAACCGTTCTGCACTGGGTAATACAAAAAAGGCAAATCGGAAAGACAACCTAATTGTCGGGGATGGATACCAAGCACCAATTTCTAGTGATAGTTCCGATTATGTTGTTTCTTTTTATGCGCTTGAACACATGGTTTGGCCTCAACGATATATCGACGAGATGATAAGGGTGCTCAAACCAGGCGGGATTATAGCGCTGGCTTTTCCGGATTATGTAGCAAACTGGAAAAGGCCAATGGGATCCGTTCGAGAGGGAAGAAGTAGTGGAGGAATTCAGGAGAAGATAAAAAAAAACCTATGGATTGATGTGGTTCAATCTTTTATAGAAAGAAAGACTATCAATCGTTATTTAAGGTGGAAGCTGCATCGGAATATATACAGCAAGAGTCAATTTCGATTCTTGATTAACTTGAAGCCAGTGTGTCTTGTGAGTGATTATAGGTCGGACAATGATGCTGTGTATTTTGCAAGTGAAGAAGAGGTTGCCAGATATCTTGAAGGCAAGAATTGCATCATTGAAAAAAGGAGTGGTGGGATTAAGGGAAAGAACGGGGAGAATTTGGATTCTGCCAAATCGGGAAATGGTTTTGTCGTTGCCAGATTGAGAACCGAATGA
- a CDS encoding SGNH/GDSL hydrolase family protein — protein MKPGKKGLLLFGVSFVSVVVVIVGLEIGTRILRPGVKFVHYMKPSRLFNHGYTPNFDGKYTGPEGYEFRQKMNAFGLNQYKRVVVPKPENIYRVLIVGDSFIAGLGNITVPNIIGDWVKLRVAVDNRIVEIVNAGQSSYSPILHIARFKHQLQKLEPDAIIFFPDLTDVYDDWHRYRKYAVFDKNGMVVRVNPSTRLLKYWENMEEAGYSSWYSFFAKYIYRRFFSKSLKRLAGKSGEERIFQHAQVEKDAVTKKAMTQIMYSVSNISNYLELLESKQIHVSVAIYPHLPQITGKFNRLYEQEIRKLSFRKKIPFKSFFKEIATEINLGRKLYFKGDIHFSNIGLGVLGRYVKKWIAKDPVAALGIKFK, from the coding sequence ATGAAGCCGGGAAAAAAAGGTTTGTTGTTATTTGGAGTAAGTTTTGTATCTGTTGTAGTTGTTATTGTCGGCCTGGAAATTGGCACCCGTATTTTGCGCCCGGGTGTGAAATTTGTCCACTATATGAAGCCGAGTAGATTATTTAACCATGGCTATACACCCAATTTTGATGGCAAATATACTGGGCCGGAAGGGTATGAATTCAGGCAAAAGATGAATGCATTTGGGTTAAATCAATACAAGAGAGTGGTGGTTCCAAAGCCGGAAAATATATATAGAGTATTAATTGTAGGGGATTCTTTTATTGCTGGTCTGGGGAACATTACAGTCCCAAATATTATTGGTGATTGGGTTAAATTAAGAGTAGCAGTAGATAACCGGATTGTAGAAATTGTAAACGCAGGGCAATCTAGCTACAGTCCAATTCTCCATATTGCGCGATTTAAACACCAACTTCAGAAATTGGAACCCGATGCAATTATTTTCTTTCCGGATTTAACAGATGTATACGATGATTGGCATAGGTATAGAAAGTATGCGGTGTTCGACAAAAATGGAATGGTAGTTCGAGTTAATCCATCTACTCGTCTATTGAAATATTGGGAGAATATGGAAGAAGCTGGATACAGTTCATGGTATTCATTCTTTGCCAAATATATTTATCGAAGGTTTTTTAGCAAATCGCTGAAACGTCTTGCTGGTAAAAGCGGGGAAGAACGGATTTTTCAGCATGCGCAGGTTGAAAAGGATGCTGTCACAAAAAAAGCAATGACTCAGATTATGTATTCTGTCAGCAATATCAGTAATTATCTTGAACTACTTGAATCCAAACAAATCCACGTTTCAGTTGCCATCTACCCGCATCTTCCTCAGATTACTGGTAAATTTAATAGACTTTACGAACAAGAAATTAGGAAATTATCTTTCCGCAAAAAAATTCCCTTCAAGTCTTTTTTTAAGGAAATTGCAACGGAGATAAATTTAGGGAGAAAATTGTATTTTAAAGGAGACATACACTTCTCAAATATTGGGCTTGGAGTATTAGGTAGATATGTAAAAAAATGGATTGCTAAGGATCCAGTCGCAGCATTGGGGATTAAGTTCAAGTAA
- a CDS encoding glycosyltransferase family 4 protein has protein sequence MAVLMLFPEVYSGTGGIQQFNREFIDAVRNSSFPARAVSLKDLKKDIPAGPAGKDEILQNSYCAISRFRIVWKIVFVLKTIFQALSFRPNIVVCGHIHLIGMCLFLNYFFGFKYIVIIHGIEVWKPLSFIQKKSIRNASLVCPVSRHSRIKITDATGIPESKTEILFNTVDGEVYRPGPKKKELLEQYGLEGKKVLLTVARVARTEKDKGFEVVLGAVQLLSSEFPELRYLIVGDGDYLAELKRKTEDLGILERVVFAGYVPDSELRNFYNLCDIFVMPSKKEGFGIVFLEALACGKPVIAGDRDGSRDPLMDGKLGQLVNPDDPEEVADAIRNIIGETIDKSKVDTIFLRKEVMIHYGEIVFKKKIKTLLNRYVQNKQ, from the coding sequence ATGGCAGTCTTGATGCTATTTCCCGAAGTGTATTCCGGGACGGGAGGAATTCAGCAGTTCAATCGAGAGTTCATTGATGCTGTACGGAACTCCTCCTTTCCTGCTCGTGCCGTATCACTAAAAGATCTGAAAAAAGATATCCCCGCCGGGCCAGCCGGGAAGGACGAAATTCTACAGAACAGCTACTGCGCCATATCCCGCTTTCGCATCGTCTGGAAAATTGTTTTTGTCCTGAAAACAATTTTCCAAGCGCTTTCATTTCGCCCGAATATAGTAGTTTGCGGGCACATTCACTTAATCGGGATGTGTCTTTTTTTGAATTATTTTTTTGGTTTTAAATACATCGTAATTATCCATGGAATTGAGGTATGGAAGCCGCTGAGTTTTATTCAGAAAAAATCTATCCGGAACGCCAGCCTCGTTTGCCCAGTCAGCAGGCACTCCAGAATAAAAATCACAGATGCCACGGGCATTCCTGAATCTAAAACCGAGATACTGTTCAATACGGTAGACGGTGAGGTATACCGCCCGGGACCGAAAAAAAAAGAATTGCTGGAACAGTATGGCCTTGAAGGAAAAAAGGTTTTGCTTACGGTGGCGAGGGTTGCACGAACGGAAAAGGACAAAGGGTTCGAGGTGGTTCTTGGTGCCGTTCAATTGCTCTCTTCAGAATTTCCTGAACTTCGGTATCTAATTGTGGGTGACGGAGATTATCTGGCAGAGTTGAAGAGAAAAACGGAAGACCTGGGAATTTTGGAAAGAGTTGTTTTCGCTGGATATGTACCCGACTCTGAACTCCGAAATTTTTATAATTTATGTGATATTTTTGTGATGCCCAGTAAAAAAGAAGGATTCGGAATTGTATTTCTTGAAGCGCTCGCATGCGGAAAGCCGGTTATCGCGGGAGATCGGGACGGATCGCGAGATCCGCTGATGGATGGGAAACTCGGGCAGTTAGTAAACCCTGATGATCCCGAAGAGGTAGCCGATGCCATTCGAAATATAATTGGAGAAACAATCGATAAGAGTAAAGTAGATACGATTTTTTTGAGAAAAGAAGTAATGATTCATTATGGCGAAATTGTTTTTAAAAAAAAAATAAAAACGCTACTCAATAGATATGTGCAGAATAAACAATAG
- a CDS encoding SGNH/GDSL hydrolase family protein codes for MKITLKNLKNKGGFFGLNIVVLIFWFALIAPAYSHKSVAPQVFDYYSYMYVGYLLFITLPAVVYAFISLLTGERINRNLFFLLIAVLVAGEMIVRYRTTSLDPLRYGGMRESRPYTVFGGARNAKVDVEIPLSLDANGRVTFKKVKIVLNKLGFRGELPGKKKKGEFRIIVLGGSTVFLGTSVRKSIPGQIEKLIHEKGLSHVKVYNWGVASVVSGQELSTLIHTAVDYQPDLVIAYDGLNDIFSKYADYDPRPGYPTNFIPYEVGLRLIAGRWTLEEMTLAVFRKSHIVRKIFFVHLGGMHTHKIKLRKEAGYRTQRWEEEIARKYVGNQTKMCRIGSGFGFKFASFLQPMIQQKKNLTKNERPFRYGKKYSEYILRIYEKSRAGFRLAQKSLEKTKCIFADISDVYKNDKRDVYYDMGHTFDYAKPAVAKVIVSHVMKMIPRSN; via the coding sequence ATGAAAATAACTTTAAAGAATTTAAAAAACAAGGGTGGGTTTTTCGGGCTTAATATTGTTGTCCTGATTTTTTGGTTCGCACTGATCGCCCCAGCCTATTCTCATAAATCCGTCGCACCCCAAGTATTCGATTATTATAGTTATATGTATGTCGGATATCTCCTGTTTATTACGCTGCCGGCTGTTGTCTATGCGTTTATATCGTTATTGACGGGAGAGAGGATTAACAGGAATTTATTCTTCTTGCTTATTGCGGTTTTAGTCGCCGGTGAAATGATTGTCCGCTACAGGACGACAAGTCTCGACCCGCTTAGATACGGCGGGATGAGGGAGTCCAGGCCATATACGGTGTTTGGCGGAGCGCGAAATGCGAAAGTTGACGTAGAAATTCCGCTATCACTTGATGCAAATGGTCGCGTAACATTCAAGAAGGTAAAGATCGTTCTTAATAAATTGGGATTCAGAGGAGAACTTCCTGGAAAGAAAAAAAAGGGGGAGTTCCGGATTATCGTTTTGGGAGGCTCTACAGTATTTCTCGGCACTTCGGTTCGAAAATCCATACCGGGACAAATCGAGAAATTGATTCATGAAAAAGGCTTGTCACATGTGAAGGTATACAACTGGGGGGTGGCGAGTGTTGTCTCCGGACAGGAGTTGTCAACCCTCATTCATACAGCTGTCGATTACCAGCCCGATCTTGTGATTGCTTATGATGGCTTGAATGATATTTTTTCGAAGTATGCCGATTATGATCCTCGCCCCGGATATCCAACCAATTTCATTCCTTATGAAGTCGGCCTCCGACTCATCGCGGGACGATGGACTTTAGAGGAAATGACATTGGCGGTATTCAGGAAGAGCCATATCGTCAGGAAAATATTTTTTGTTCACCTTGGCGGGATGCATACCCATAAGATAAAGCTTCGGAAGGAAGCGGGTTACAGAACCCAGAGATGGGAGGAGGAAATTGCCCGAAAGTATGTCGGGAATCAAACGAAAATGTGCCGGATCGGTTCCGGGTTCGGTTTTAAATTTGCGTCATTCTTGCAGCCGATGATTCAGCAAAAAAAGAATCTTACAAAAAATGAGAGGCCATTTCGCTACGGGAAAAAATACTCGGAATATATTCTGAGAATTTACGAAAAATCCCGCGCCGGGTTTCGTTTGGCGCAAAAGTCGCTAGAAAAAACAAAGTGTATTTTTGCCGATATCAGCGATGTCTATAAAAACGATAAGAGAGATGTGTATTATGACATGGGGCATACTTTTGACTATGCGAAACCCGCCGTTGCAAAAGTCATTGTGTCCCACGTGATGAAAATGATACCGAGAAGTAATTGA
- a CDS encoding Gfo/Idh/MocA family oxidoreductase: protein MIRCGIIGCGGVFRDMYVPAIGGIPELQLVSVCDTDIDKLRPQEMIGGIQTLHTDVDEFLEGGQDLDFVIVTTPVFTHYEIGKKVILAGKNVLIEKPLSLYYEQSAELEALAKEYGVKVCVGQTWRYREPILRAIQAMEDGLLGEVYQTKIVHHIGSLLHVSLPPWAWEERKYRTLLYEHAIHLLDFQVLFGGPVRSVGDVRFTKEPELGVTSKISALAEHTSGAISFIDIQGFSSTKFTTLEIFGTASDISIKFFPHSYRIYCGRLNPLDELLTEGKRLVDFVSGRLKDKLIKNRVPAKAQPHLLLLKDFIRSIESGTTPSPVSIEDVMLTMHFLDLLGEQVYR, encoded by the coding sequence ATGATCCGGTGTGGAATAATTGGATGCGGAGGGGTCTTTCGGGACATGTATGTCCCCGCCATTGGTGGCATTCCGGAACTTCAGCTCGTTTCTGTTTGCGATACGGATATCGACAAGCTCCGCCCACAGGAAATGATTGGCGGAATTCAAACCCTCCACACCGATGTCGATGAGTTTCTGGAGGGCGGGCAGGACCTTGATTTTGTGATCGTCACCACACCGGTATTCACACATTACGAAATCGGGAAAAAAGTCATCTTGGCAGGAAAAAATGTCCTGATTGAAAAACCTCTCTCGCTCTACTACGAACAATCAGCCGAACTTGAAGCGCTCGCCAAAGAATACGGCGTCAAGGTTTGCGTCGGCCAGACATGGCGGTATCGAGAACCGATTCTTCGGGCCATTCAGGCGATGGAAGACGGATTACTGGGAGAGGTGTATCAAACAAAAATCGTCCATCACATCGGCTCACTGCTTCATGTATCTCTTCCGCCCTGGGCATGGGAGGAGCGAAAATACAGGACCCTTCTGTATGAACACGCAATCCATCTACTGGACTTTCAGGTCTTATTTGGCGGCCCCGTTCGATCCGTTGGCGATGTCAGATTCACCAAAGAGCCGGAACTCGGAGTGACCTCAAAAATTTCCGCGCTGGCGGAACACACCTCGGGTGCTATCAGCTTTATCGATATTCAAGGGTTTTCCTCCACCAAATTCACGACCCTCGAAATTTTTGGCACCGCCAGTGATATCTCCATCAAATTTTTTCCGCACTCCTACCGGATATACTGCGGAAGGCTAAACCCCTTAGATGAATTGCTTACCGAGGGAAAACGCCTGGTGGATTTCGTATCGGGAAGGCTGAAGGATAAACTCATCAAGAACCGCGTACCCGCCAAGGCGCAGCCGCACCTTCTATTACTGAAGGATTTCATCCGCTCTATCGAATCCGGCACGACGCCGTCGCCTGTCTCCATTGAAGACGTTATGCTCACGATGCATTTTTTAGATTTGCTGGGAGAACAAGTATACCGATAA